The following coding sequences lie in one Candidatus Neomarinimicrobiota bacterium genomic window:
- a CDS encoding MBL fold metallo-hydrolase encodes MVSEFLHLGRWTIHLLQSGTFGLDGGAMFGSVPKALWGRSNPADEANRI; translated from the coding sequence ATGGTGTCTGAATTCCTCCATCTAGGTCGCTGGACCATCCACTTGCTCCAGTCGGGCACCTTCGGGCTGGATGGCGGGGCCATGTTCGGCTCCGTGCCCAAGGCGCTGTGGGGGCGCAGCAATCCCGCCGATGAGGCCAACCGTATCGA